A stretch of the Channa argus isolate prfri chromosome 9, Channa argus male v1.0, whole genome shotgun sequence genome encodes the following:
- the tank gene encoding TRAF family member-associated NF-kappa-B activator isoform X2: MERNIADQLNKAFEAYRQVSIEKDNARKELQTMTEYYEGYTQTLQKQIEDQQQLILILQAKLSATRQPSEMKCEPCNHLLDGTSSYRIKQYPENMGTVAVAPNLPVNSSVDYQDMVDAFEAIQGKFRQIRSLTRRQKDYLKRFHGGNDTSNDQRFSMPIQCTDRTAEAETPFSSSGLRSAVDIPHPPPSLASRGASPEDKDLVDSLTKLSVKFPPSADSEYDFLNSAPERNIGLPIPMKPPLNSGPSALSEEEQAELPMPFVYPPSPSHSTSSSLSEESVRGPQQPLWSPELSDAVGVGTELAMPQSSSPDKCAFCNAVVPQDRMNNHLYLHFSRKSEADN; encoded by the exons ATGGAAAGGAACATTGCAGACCAGCTCAACAAAGCTTTTGAAGCCTATCGCCAGGTCTCCATTGAAAAGGACAATGCGAGAAAGGAGCTGCAGACAATG ACTGAATATTATGAGGGATACACTCAAACACTTCAAAAGCAGATAGAGGATCAGCAGCAGTTGATTTTAATACTTCAAGCTAAGTTGTCAGCAACAAGGCAACCATCCG AGATGAAATGCGAGCCTTGCAACCACCTCCTCGATGGGACCAGTTCATATAGGATAAAACAGTACCCG GAGAATATGGGCACTGTTGCTGTTGCTCCTAATTTGCCAGTCAATAGCAGCGTTGACTA tCAGGACATGGTGGATGCGTTTGAAGCAATCCAAGGGAAATTCCGGCAGATACGGTCTCTAACCAGAAGACAGAAAGATTATCTAAAAAGGTTCCATGGAGGAAATGATACGTCAAACG ATCAGCGGTTCTCCATGCCCATCCAGTGCACAGACCGTACAGCAGAGGCAGAGACGCCCTTTTCCTCATCGGGGCTAAGGTCAGCAGTGGATATCCCACACCCACCTCCGTCTCTGGCGTCCCGTGGCGCCAGCCCCGAGGACAAGGACTTGGTAGACTCTCTCACCAAACTCAGTGTCAAATTCCCACCCTCTGCGGACAGTGAATATGACTTCCTTAACAGTGCTCCAGAGAGGAACATTGGTCTCCCCATACCCATGAAGCCACCTCTCAATAGTGGCCCCTCTGCACTGTCAGAGGAGGAGCAAGCAGAGCTGCCCATGCCTTTTGTCTACCCTCCTTCCCCCTCCCACTCAACATCATCTTCACTCTCAGAGGAGAGCGTGCGGGGACCCCAGCAG CCTCTATGGAGCCCCGAGCTGAGTGATGCAGTTGGCGTGGGGACAGAGCTGGCGATGCCTCAGAGCAGCAGTCCTGATAAATGTGCTTTCTGCAACGCTGTGGTTCCTCAGGACCGAATGAACAACCACCTCTACTTACATTTCTCTCGTAAGAGCGAAGCTGACAATTGA
- the tank gene encoding TRAF family member-associated NF-kappa-B activator isoform X3, translated as MKCEPCNHLLDGTSSYRIKQYPENMGTVAVAPNLPVNSSVDYQDMVDAFEAIQGKFRQIRSLTRRQKDYLKRFHGGNDTSNDQRFSMPIQCTDRTAEAETPFSSSGLRSAVDIPHPPPSLASRGASPEDKDLVDSLTKLSVKFPPSADSEYDFLNSAPERNIGLPIPMKPPLNSGPSALSEEEQAELPMPFVYPPSPSHSTSSSLSEESVRGPQQPLWSPELSDAVGVGTELAMPQSSSPDKCAFCNAVVPQDRMNNHLYLHFSRKSEADN; from the exons ATGAAATGCGAGCCTTGCAACCACCTCCTCGATGGGACCAGTTCATATAGGATAAAACAGTACCCG GAGAATATGGGCACTGTTGCTGTTGCTCCTAATTTGCCAGTCAATAGCAGCGTTGACTA tCAGGACATGGTGGATGCGTTTGAAGCAATCCAAGGGAAATTCCGGCAGATACGGTCTCTAACCAGAAGACAGAAAGATTATCTAAAAAGGTTCCATGGAGGAAATGATACGTCAAACG ATCAGCGGTTCTCCATGCCCATCCAGTGCACAGACCGTACAGCAGAGGCAGAGACGCCCTTTTCCTCATCGGGGCTAAGGTCAGCAGTGGATATCCCACACCCACCTCCGTCTCTGGCGTCCCGTGGCGCCAGCCCCGAGGACAAGGACTTGGTAGACTCTCTCACCAAACTCAGTGTCAAATTCCCACCCTCTGCGGACAGTGAATATGACTTCCTTAACAGTGCTCCAGAGAGGAACATTGGTCTCCCCATACCCATGAAGCCACCTCTCAATAGTGGCCCCTCTGCACTGTCAGAGGAGGAGCAAGCAGAGCTGCCCATGCCTTTTGTCTACCCTCCTTCCCCCTCCCACTCAACATCATCTTCACTCTCAGAGGAGAGCGTGCGGGGACCCCAGCAG CCTCTATGGAGCCCCGAGCTGAGTGATGCAGTTGGCGTGGGGACAGAGCTGGCGATGCCTCAGAGCAGCAGTCCTGATAAATGTGCTTTCTGCAACGCTGTGGTTCCTCAGGACCGAATGAACAACCACCTCTACTTACATTTCTCTCGTAAGAGCGAAGCTGACAATTGA
- the tank gene encoding TRAF family member-associated NF-kappa-B activator isoform X1, with protein MERNIADQLNKAFEAYRQVSIEKDNARKELQTMTEYYEGYTQTLQKQIEDQQQLILILQAKLSATRQPSVEMKCEPCNHLLDGTSSYRIKQYPENMGTVAVAPNLPVNSSVDYQDMVDAFEAIQGKFRQIRSLTRRQKDYLKRFHGGNDTSNDQRFSMPIQCTDRTAEAETPFSSSGLRSAVDIPHPPPSLASRGASPEDKDLVDSLTKLSVKFPPSADSEYDFLNSAPERNIGLPIPMKPPLNSGPSALSEEEQAELPMPFVYPPSPSHSTSSSLSEESVRGPQQPLWSPELSDAVGVGTELAMPQSSSPDKCAFCNAVVPQDRMNNHLYLHFSRKSEADN; from the exons ATGGAAAGGAACATTGCAGACCAGCTCAACAAAGCTTTTGAAGCCTATCGCCAGGTCTCCATTGAAAAGGACAATGCGAGAAAGGAGCTGCAGACAATG ACTGAATATTATGAGGGATACACTCAAACACTTCAAAAGCAGATAGAGGATCAGCAGCAGTTGATTTTAATACTTCAAGCTAAGTTGTCAGCAACAAGGCAACCATCCG TAGAGATGAAATGCGAGCCTTGCAACCACCTCCTCGATGGGACCAGTTCATATAGGATAAAACAGTACCCG GAGAATATGGGCACTGTTGCTGTTGCTCCTAATTTGCCAGTCAATAGCAGCGTTGACTA tCAGGACATGGTGGATGCGTTTGAAGCAATCCAAGGGAAATTCCGGCAGATACGGTCTCTAACCAGAAGACAGAAAGATTATCTAAAAAGGTTCCATGGAGGAAATGATACGTCAAACG ATCAGCGGTTCTCCATGCCCATCCAGTGCACAGACCGTACAGCAGAGGCAGAGACGCCCTTTTCCTCATCGGGGCTAAGGTCAGCAGTGGATATCCCACACCCACCTCCGTCTCTGGCGTCCCGTGGCGCCAGCCCCGAGGACAAGGACTTGGTAGACTCTCTCACCAAACTCAGTGTCAAATTCCCACCCTCTGCGGACAGTGAATATGACTTCCTTAACAGTGCTCCAGAGAGGAACATTGGTCTCCCCATACCCATGAAGCCACCTCTCAATAGTGGCCCCTCTGCACTGTCAGAGGAGGAGCAAGCAGAGCTGCCCATGCCTTTTGTCTACCCTCCTTCCCCCTCCCACTCAACATCATCTTCACTCTCAGAGGAGAGCGTGCGGGGACCCCAGCAG CCTCTATGGAGCCCCGAGCTGAGTGATGCAGTTGGCGTGGGGACAGAGCTGGCGATGCCTCAGAGCAGCAGTCCTGATAAATGTGCTTTCTGCAACGCTGTGGTTCCTCAGGACCGAATGAACAACCACCTCTACTTACATTTCTCTCGTAAGAGCGAAGCTGACAATTGA
- the tbr1b gene encoding T-box brain protein 1b → MQVENCISPASDLSKKFMNVGSGFSSSDGSELSLQDHPIISASDNLERSSPLKKNSREMTNQSEADNFPDSKDASGDVQRGKLSPDLHGVSDIRHNFDGSAGERCIFSPSTQPQPVSAAPTAMFPYPSQHGPAHPAFSIGSPSRYMAHHPVITNGAYNSLLTNTSPQAYPAAGYPYAQQYGHTYQGGAFYQFSSAQAGLVPGKAQVYLCNRALWLKFHRHQTEMIITKQGRRMFPFLSFNISGLDPTAHYNIFVDVILADPNHWRFQGGKWVPCGKADTNVIGNRVYMHPDSPNTGAHWMRQEISFGKLKLTNNKGASNNTGQMVVLQSLHKYQPRLHVVEVNEDGTEDTSQPGRVQTFTFTETQFIAVTAYQNTDITQLKIDHNPFAKGFRDNYDTVYTGCDIDRLTPSPGDSPRSQIVPGARYAMPSSFLQDQFVSTYAKSRFHPGVGTGPGTERSVPLGNSLLSPQQTEEPSVATPPQRWFVTPANNRLDFAASAYDAADFAGNAATLLSYAAAGVKALPLPTAGCSNRPLGYYADPSGWGGRTPPQYCGVNSKSSSVFSCWPTNSLGGRAGTNYLAEEGDSIPTERSPIGASEETKPKDMTSESSWIETPSSIKSIDSSDSGIFEQAKRRRISPSATPVSETVSPLKSELLAPRECEKNCTKDIGYYSFYPHS, encoded by the exons ATGCAAGTCGAGAATTGCATCTCGCCAGCGAGTGATCTCTCCAAGAAATTTATGAATGTGGGCAGTGGCTTTTCGAGCTCCGATGGATCAGAGCTTTCGTTGCAGGACCATCCTATTATATCTGCAAGTGACAACCTGGAGAGAAGTTCACCTCTGAAAAAAAACTCTAGGGAGATGACGAATCAGTCAGAGGCAGACAATTTTCCCGACTCCAAGGACGCATCAGGGGACGTCCAGAGGGGCAAACTCTCTCCTGATCTTCACGGAGTCTCTGACATCCGTCATAATTTCGATGGATCTGCAGGAGAAAGGTGCATCTTTTCTCCATCTACCCAGCCACAGCCAGTCTCAGCAGCTCCTACTGCCATGTTCCCGTACCCGAGCCAGCACGGACCAGCGCACCCGGCTTTTTCCATTGGAAGTCCCAGTCGTTATATGGCCCATCACCCGGTCATAACTAATGGAGCTTACAACAGCCTTCTCACCAACACTTCTCCACAAGCCTACCCGGCAGCGGGCTACCCTTATGCGCAACAGTATGGACACACTTACCAAGGAGGGGCTTTTTACCAGTTCTCTTCGGCGCAAGCAGGACTGGTTCCGGGGAAAGCGCAGGTGTATCTGTGCAACAGGGCCCTGTGGTTGAAGTTTCACAGGCACCAAACAGAGATGATCATCACAAAGCAAGGGCG ACGAATGTTCCCGTTTTTAAGCTTCAACATTTCTGGCCTTGACCCAACTGCGCACTACAATATATTTGTGGATGTAATACTTGCTGATCCAAATCACTGGCGATTTCAAGGAGGGAAATGGGTTCCGTGTGGGAAAGCAGATACAAATGTAATAG GAAATAGGGTTTACATGCACCCGGACTCACCAAACACCGGTGCGCACTGGATGCGACAAGAAATATCATTTGGAAAGCTAAAGCTTACAAACAACAAAGGTGCCTCCAACAACACAGGGCAG ATGGTGGTTCTCCAGTCTCTCCACAAGTACCAGCCCAGGCTCCATGTGGTGGAAGTAAACGAGGATGGGACAGAGGACACCAGCCAACCAGGAAGAGTCCAGACTTTCACCTTCACAGAAACGCAGTTCATCGCCGTCACAGCTTACCAGAACACTGAC ATCACGCAACTCAAAATTGACCACAATCCGTTTGCTAAAGGATTTCGGGACAACTATGACAC TGTCTACACAGGCTGCGACATTGACCGCCTAACTCCATCACCGGGTGACTCTCCGCGTTCACAGATCGTGCCGGGTGCGAGATATGCCATGCCTAGCTCTTTCCTGCAGGACCAATTTGTCAGCACTTATGCCAAATCTCGCTTTCACCCTGGCGTGGGGACTGGTCCTGGCACAGAGCGCAGCGTCCCACTCGGCAACAGCTTGCTATCCCCGCAGCAAACCGAGGAGCCCAGTGTTGCCACCCCCCCGCAGCGATGGTTTGTCACCCCTGCCAACAACCGACTGGACTTTGCTGCCTCGGCATACGACGCCGCTGATTTCGCCGGTAACGCGGCCACCTTGCTGTCCTACGCAGCGGCCGGAGTGAAGGCTCTTCCCCTGCCGACTGCAGGCTGCTCCAACCGGCCTCTTGGCTATTACGCAGACCCGTCAGGCTGGGGAGGACGCACGCCGCCGCAGTACTGTGGTGTAAATAGCAAATCCAGCTCGGTCTTTTCCTGCTGGCCCACTAACTCTCTCGGTGGCAGGGCGGGCACTAACTACCTGGCCGAGGAGGGTGACTCCATCCCAACAGAGAGGTCACCGATCGGCGCCTCTGAGGAGACCAAACCTAAAGACATGACATCAGAATCGAGCTGGATAGAGACGCCGTCCTCCATTAAATCCATCGATTCAAGCGATTCTGGTATCTTTGAACAGGCCAAAAGGAGAAGAATCTCACCTTCTGCCACGCCGGTTTCAGAGACAGTGTCCCCGTTAAAGTCTGAGCTGCTGGCACCGAGAGAGTGTGAGAAGAACTGCACAAAGGACATTGGTTATTACAGTTTCTATCCTCACAGCTAA